One window of the Procambarus clarkii isolate CNS0578487 chromosome 27, FALCON_Pclarkii_2.0, whole genome shotgun sequence genome contains the following:
- the Hr4 gene encoding hormone receptor 4 isoform X5, protein MTVTLLQCEGVKMSLFQDLKLKRRKVDSRCSSDGESLAETSSCSPDSGSSGGETSSCSPVQPQTTYLPSESPRASPHPRPHTHERASPDSAGDEFGEVKPCLDCGQDDEAQAAQVFDGGGSQPVSSSAMPRPATADSNLHLVPKCEHTDIPERMSTTPPPPDTSEHHTEITPVSTCTPVPPPLVSLGPPHTTLSPIPHTLSVSVAGLSSGMVISAGLRCGPPVSIAQPYWGGGANRINGMRPEFISGGMVQPTQSTSVPAAVPADSSRAGYSPRLRTPTVIMGEAGGVKTMFWSTPSETQTTVSQAPREVLTQPATSCVYGADTSDAVRASVDGLLTLGQDRRGSPPQLSPSSTLSLSPSARSPITQSARSPLTHTPIARSPYTVAPSSPSYQVVRGLGSPQSSGDLQLLQSASYLHSPSSVDSQRHPSTPLNMERLWAGDRTQLPHTQPDSPAALNLSTVAMWGARTNSAESVVTTPTQPTPVEDDEEDQPMICMICEDRATGLHYGIITCEGCKGFFKRTVQNKRVYTCVADGDCEITKAQRNRCQYCRFQKCLRQGMVLAAVREDRMPGGRNSGAVYNLYKVKYKKKNKKNGQIKQGGNSPEKKMILDPLMMAGTTSLTSTSLPMPISSPLTSPSITSPISSGLNTGHILKAALTNPSEVAHFRQRIDSTVTSTRERVIPYHVAQAMIRMLIECDDFEDIATLKNLDDLLDHKSDLSTKLCQLGDSISIKLVQWTKRLPFYQELPVEVHTRLLTHKWHELLVLTTSAYQAIYGLQKLGSRSSDGTEAEFHQEVSNNLCTLQTCLNSMMGRPITMDQLRQEVGVMVEKITHVTLALRKTKIQIEEYVCLKVIAMLNQSRIAHKELELIQDRYMSCLRTFCETHYPSQPTRFQDLLVRLPDIQAAAAKLLETKMLYVPFLLNSTINR, encoded by the exons ATGACGGTGACGTTGCTCCAGTGTGAGGGCGTCAAAATGAGCCTCTTCCAGGACCTGAAGCTTAAGCGCCGAAAGGTTGACTCCCG GTGCAGCAGTGACGGGGAAAGCTTGGCTGAGACCTCGTCTTGTTCCCCGGACTCTGGGTCGTCAGGTGGAGAAACTTCCTCCTGCAGTCCAGTTCAGCCCCAAACGACATACTTGCCCTCCGAATCACCGCGGGCGTCGCCCCACCCTCGGCCACACACTCATGAGAG AGCATCACCGGACAGTGCGGGCGACGAGTTCGGGGAAGTTAAACCGTGTCTGGACTGCGGTCAAGATGACGAGGCTCAGGCGGCGCAAGTGTTTGATGGCGGTGGAAGCCAACCGGTATCCTCTTCAGCCATGCCAAGACCTGCAACAGCAGACTCAAACCTGCATCTTGTTCCCAAGTGTGAGCATACTGACATCCCCGAGCGTATGTCTACTACCCCGCCACCACCGGACACAAGTGAACATCATACAGAAATTACTCCGGTGTCAACATGTACACCAGTTCCTCCACCCTTGGTGTCCCTAGGACCACCTCACACAACGTTAAGTCCCATACCACACACGCTTTCCGTCTCGGTAGCAGGCCTTTCGTCTGGAATGGTAATCTCCGCGGGACTACGCTGCGGCCCACCTGTGAGCATTGCACAACCATACTGGGGTGGAGGAGCCAACCGTATTAATGGCATGCGGCCGGAATTCATCAGTGGTGGTATGGTACAGCCTACACAATCTACAAGTGTTCCAGCAGCAGTTCCAGCAGATTCCAGTAGAGCTGGATATTCCCCTCGTCTTCGAACACCAACAGTTATAATGGGAGAAGCAGGTGGGGTAAAAACAATGTTCTGGTCAACACCATCTGAAACACAGACAACGGTATCTCAAGCCCCACGAGAGGTCCTCACTCAACCTGCCACTTCGTGTGTTTACGGAGCTGATACCAGCGACGCAGTGCGTGCCTCAGTAGATGGTCTCTTGACATTAGGTCAGGACAGAAGAGGATCTCCTCCCCAGCTCTCTCCCTCAAGTACTCTTTCACTCTCTCCTTCTGCCCGTTCTCCAATAACTCAAAGTGCAAGATCTCCTCTTACTCATACTCCAATTGCTCGCTCCCCTTATACGGTAGCACCCTCTTCCCCAAGTTACCAAGTTGTTCGAGGTTTAGGGTCACCGCAGAGTTCTGGAGATCTCCAGCTATTACAGAGTGCGTCCTATTTACACTCCCCTAGTAGTGTTGACAGCCAGCGCCATCCATCCACTCCTCTCAACATGGAGCGGTTATGGGCAGGCGATCGTACACAGTTGCCTCACACTCAACCAGATTCTCCAGCAGCGCTTAACTTGTCTACAGTGGCGATGTGGGGGGCTCGCACTAACAGTGCGGAGAGTGTGGTTACTACTCCTACCCAGCCCACGCCTGTTGAAGACGACGAGGAGGACCAGCCCATGATATGTATGATATGTGAGGATCGAGCCACAGGACTTCACTACGGTATCATCACTTGTGAGGG TTGCAAAGGTTTTTTTAAGCGAACAGTTCAGAATAAGCGGGTGTACACGTGTGTGGCCGACGGTGACTGTGAGATCACCAAAGCACAGCGGAACCGTTGCCAGTATTGTCGGTTTCAAAAGTGTCTTCGTCAGGGCATGGTGCTTGCTG CTGTGAGAGAGGACAGAATGCCTGGTGGTCGAAATTCTGGAGCAGTCTATAATCTGTATAAG GTAAAGTACAAAAAGAAGAATAAAAAAAATGGTCAAATAAAACAAGGAGGTAATTCTCCTGAGAAGAAAATGATTCTGGATCCACTTATGATGGCCGGAACTACTTCCCTAACAAGCACATCTTTACCCATGCCTATCTCCAGCCCCCTCACATCTCCCTCCATCacatctcccatctccagtggtctcaacactggccacattCTAAAAGCTGCACTCACAAATCCCTCCGAG GTCGCTCACTTTCGGCAAAGGATAGACAGCACAGTAACGTCAACGAGAGAGCGTGTTATACCCTACCATGTTGCCCAAGCTATGATTCGTATGTTAATAGAATGTGATGACTTTGAGGACATTGCTACACTGAAG AATCTAGATGACTTACTAGACCACAAAAGTGACTTGTCAACAAAATTATGCCAGTTGGGAGACTCTATATCTATAAAGCTGGTGCAGTGGACCAAGCGCCTTCCCTTCTACCAGGAACTGCCTGTAGAAGTTCACACACGATTACTCACGCATAAATGGCATGAGCTCCTGGTACTTACTACTTCTGCTTATCAAGCTATATATGGCCTACAGAAGTTGGGATCTAGATCTTCAGATGGCACTGAAGCTGAGTTTCATCAGGAG GTGTCCAACAACCTCTGCACATTGCAAACCTGCCTAAATTCTATGATGGGGAGACCTATCACCATGGACCAATTGCGACAGGAAGTTGGTGTGATGGTGGAAAAGATTACCCACGTCACACTAGCCCTTCGCAAAACAAAGATACAAATTGAGGAATATGTCTGTCTGAAAGTTATTGCCATGTTAAACCAGT
- the Hr4 gene encoding hormone receptor 4 isoform X9, which produces MTVTLLQCEGVKMSLFQDLKLKRRKVDSRASPDSAGDEFGEVKPCLDCGQDDEAQAAQVFDGGGSQPVSSSAMPRPATADSNLHLVPKCEHTDIPERMSTTPPPPDTSEHHTEITPVSTCTPVPPPLVSLGPPHTTLSPIPHTLSVSVAGLSSGMVISAGLRCGPPVSIAQPYWGGGANRINGMRPEFISGGMVQPTQSTSVPAAVPADSSRAGYSPRLRTPTVIMGEAGGVKTMFWSTPSETQTTVSQAPREVLTQPATSCVYGADTSDAVRASVDGLLTLGQDRRGSPPQLSPSSTLSLSPSARSPITQSARSPLTHTPIARSPYTVAPSSPSYQVVRGLGSPQSSGDLQLLQSASYLHSPSSVDSQRHPSTPLNMERLWAGDRTQLPHTQPDSPAALNLSTVAMWGARTNSAESVVTTPTQPTPVEDDEEDQPMICMICEDRATGLHYGIITCEGCKGFFKRTVQNKRVYTCVADGDCEITKAQRNRCQYCRFQKCLRQGMVLAAVREDRMPGGRNSGAVYNLYKVKYKKKNKKNGQIKQGGNSPEKKMILDPLMMAGTTSLTSTSLPMPISSPLTSPSITSPISSGLNTGHILKAALTNPSEVAHFRQRIDSTVTSTRERVIPYHVAQAMIRMLIECDDFEDIATLKNLDDLLDHKSDLSTKLCQLGDSISIKLVQWTKRLPFYQELPVEVHTRLLTHKWHELLVLTTSAYQAIYGLQKLGSRSSDGTEAEFHQEVSNNLCTLQTCLNSMMGRPITMDQLRQEVGVMVEKITHVTLALRKTKIQIEEYVCLKVIAMLNQSRIAHKELELIQDRYMSCLRTFCETHYPSQPTRFQDLLVRLPDIQAAAAKLLETKMLYVPFLLNSTINR; this is translated from the exons ATGACGGTGACGTTGCTCCAGTGTGAGGGCGTCAAAATGAGCCTCTTCCAGGACCTGAAGCTTAAGCGCCGAAAGGTTGACTCCCG AGCATCACCGGACAGTGCGGGCGACGAGTTCGGGGAAGTTAAACCGTGTCTGGACTGCGGTCAAGATGACGAGGCTCAGGCGGCGCAAGTGTTTGATGGCGGTGGAAGCCAACCGGTATCCTCTTCAGCCATGCCAAGACCTGCAACAGCAGACTCAAACCTGCATCTTGTTCCCAAGTGTGAGCATACTGACATCCCCGAGCGTATGTCTACTACCCCGCCACCACCGGACACAAGTGAACATCATACAGAAATTACTCCGGTGTCAACATGTACACCAGTTCCTCCACCCTTGGTGTCCCTAGGACCACCTCACACAACGTTAAGTCCCATACCACACACGCTTTCCGTCTCGGTAGCAGGCCTTTCGTCTGGAATGGTAATCTCCGCGGGACTACGCTGCGGCCCACCTGTGAGCATTGCACAACCATACTGGGGTGGAGGAGCCAACCGTATTAATGGCATGCGGCCGGAATTCATCAGTGGTGGTATGGTACAGCCTACACAATCTACAAGTGTTCCAGCAGCAGTTCCAGCAGATTCCAGTAGAGCTGGATATTCCCCTCGTCTTCGAACACCAACAGTTATAATGGGAGAAGCAGGTGGGGTAAAAACAATGTTCTGGTCAACACCATCTGAAACACAGACAACGGTATCTCAAGCCCCACGAGAGGTCCTCACTCAACCTGCCACTTCGTGTGTTTACGGAGCTGATACCAGCGACGCAGTGCGTGCCTCAGTAGATGGTCTCTTGACATTAGGTCAGGACAGAAGAGGATCTCCTCCCCAGCTCTCTCCCTCAAGTACTCTTTCACTCTCTCCTTCTGCCCGTTCTCCAATAACTCAAAGTGCAAGATCTCCTCTTACTCATACTCCAATTGCTCGCTCCCCTTATACGGTAGCACCCTCTTCCCCAAGTTACCAAGTTGTTCGAGGTTTAGGGTCACCGCAGAGTTCTGGAGATCTCCAGCTATTACAGAGTGCGTCCTATTTACACTCCCCTAGTAGTGTTGACAGCCAGCGCCATCCATCCACTCCTCTCAACATGGAGCGGTTATGGGCAGGCGATCGTACACAGTTGCCTCACACTCAACCAGATTCTCCAGCAGCGCTTAACTTGTCTACAGTGGCGATGTGGGGGGCTCGCACTAACAGTGCGGAGAGTGTGGTTACTACTCCTACCCAGCCCACGCCTGTTGAAGACGACGAGGAGGACCAGCCCATGATATGTATGATATGTGAGGATCGAGCCACAGGACTTCACTACGGTATCATCACTTGTGAGGG TTGCAAAGGTTTTTTTAAGCGAACAGTTCAGAATAAGCGGGTGTACACGTGTGTGGCCGACGGTGACTGTGAGATCACCAAAGCACAGCGGAACCGTTGCCAGTATTGTCGGTTTCAAAAGTGTCTTCGTCAGGGCATGGTGCTTGCTG CTGTGAGAGAGGACAGAATGCCTGGTGGTCGAAATTCTGGAGCAGTCTATAATCTGTATAAG GTAAAGTACAAAAAGAAGAATAAAAAAAATGGTCAAATAAAACAAGGAGGTAATTCTCCTGAGAAGAAAATGATTCTGGATCCACTTATGATGGCCGGAACTACTTCCCTAACAAGCACATCTTTACCCATGCCTATCTCCAGCCCCCTCACATCTCCCTCCATCacatctcccatctccagtggtctcaacactggccacattCTAAAAGCTGCACTCACAAATCCCTCCGAG GTCGCTCACTTTCGGCAAAGGATAGACAGCACAGTAACGTCAACGAGAGAGCGTGTTATACCCTACCATGTTGCCCAAGCTATGATTCGTATGTTAATAGAATGTGATGACTTTGAGGACATTGCTACACTGAAG AATCTAGATGACTTACTAGACCACAAAAGTGACTTGTCAACAAAATTATGCCAGTTGGGAGACTCTATATCTATAAAGCTGGTGCAGTGGACCAAGCGCCTTCCCTTCTACCAGGAACTGCCTGTAGAAGTTCACACACGATTACTCACGCATAAATGGCATGAGCTCCTGGTACTTACTACTTCTGCTTATCAAGCTATATATGGCCTACAGAAGTTGGGATCTAGATCTTCAGATGGCACTGAAGCTGAGTTTCATCAGGAG GTGTCCAACAACCTCTGCACATTGCAAACCTGCCTAAATTCTATGATGGGGAGACCTATCACCATGGACCAATTGCGACAGGAAGTTGGTGTGATGGTGGAAAAGATTACCCACGTCACACTAGCCCTTCGCAAAACAAAGATACAAATTGAGGAATATGTCTGTCTGAAAGTTATTGCCATGTTAAACCAGT